GCTATCATCGTCGTTCGATTGCTGAAACTACCATGTTCCGCTTTAAGACTATTTTTGGGGGCAATCTCAGTGCACGTCAATTTGACAATCAAGCCGTGGAATTGTTCATCAAATGTGTTGCGCTCAACCGCATGATTCAGATCGCTAAACCCGATAGCTACAAGGTTGAAGGTTAATACCAGGACACTCTCAAGGCGAACCTGACCGTTTTTCTAATCATGCAACA
The genomic region above belongs to Synechococcales cyanobacterium T60_A2020_003 and contains:
- a CDS encoding IS5/IS1182 family transposase; translation: YHRRSIAETTMFRFKTIFGGNLSARQFDNQAVELFIKCVALNRMIQIAKPDSYKVEG